The proteins below come from a single Triticum aestivum cultivar Chinese Spring chromosome 5D, IWGSC CS RefSeq v2.1, whole genome shotgun sequence genomic window:
- the LOC123120907 gene encoding receptor-like protein kinase FERONIA produces MADTARHPLLILLAVVAATAIIVAISVAVVLYHKRNKRKKNRELSDAGSRTSARWLPQYNSYAVGKSFTFEEIREATSNFAQSLVIGVGGFGKVFCGVVDDGTKKVAIKRWNPSPEQSMHEVQAKIEALSKLQHPHLVSLIGFCLFKKEMILVWEYMEHGTLREHLYNNSGKPVLSCSWRHRLDMCIGAARGLHYLHTGGIIHRNVKTTTILIDKNWVAKVSDFGFPKSALTRASQMHLSTSHVNGSYGYTDPEYFCREQLTDKSDVYSFGVVLFEVLMARTALNPALPSDQVSLANYALACQRNGTLPDAVDPVIKDEITPECLEKFAETAVKCLADQGMERPTMGGVLSNLELAMQLLNSMPMQNKPLIQQNHMLYV; encoded by the coding sequence ATGGCTGACACAGCTCGTCACCCATTGCTGATCTTGCTTGCCGTTGTGGCCGCTACCGCGATCATCGTGGCCATCAGTGTGGCTGTAGTGTTGTACCACAAAaggaacaagaggaagaagaaCAGGGAGCTCAGCGACGCCGGGTCACGCACGTCTGCAAGGTGGTTGCCGCAATACAACTCTTACGCCGTTGGTAAGTCGTTCACATTCGAGGAGATAAGGGAGGCAACCAGTAATTTCGCACAGTCGCTGGTGATCGGCGTGGGCGGCTTTGGGAAAGTGTTCTGCGGCGTCGTGGACGACGGTACCAAGAAAGTGGCCATCAAGCGGTGGAACCCGTCACCGGAGCAGAGCATGCACGAGGTCCAGGCGAAGATCGAGGCGCTGTCCAAGCTGCAGCACCCGCACCTTGTCTCCCTCATTGGCTTTTGTCTGTTTAAGAAGGAGATGATCCTCGTGTGGGAATACATGGAGCACGGCACGCTTCGGGAGCACCTGTACAACAACAGCGGCAAGCCGGTGCTATCATGTTCATGGCGGCACCGCCTCGACATGTGCATCGGTGCCGCGCGGGGCTTGCACTACCTCCACACCGGCGGCATCATCCACCGGAACGTCAAGACCACCACCATCCTCATCGACAAGAATTGGGTCGCCAAGGTGTCGGACTTCGGCTTCCCCAAGTCCGCCCTGACCAGGGCGAGCCAAATGCACCTCAGCACCAGTCATGTCAACGGGAGCTACGGATACACTGACCCGGAGTATTTTTGTCGGGAGCAGCTCACTGACAAGTCAGACGTCTACTCCTTCGGCGTCGTGCTCTTCGAGGTGCTTATGGCAAGGACGGCGCTGAACCCGGCGCTGCCAAGTGACCAGGTCAGCCTCGCCAATTACGCGCTTGCCTGCCAGCGGAACGGCACCCTGCCGGACGCCGTCGACCCGGTGATCAAGGACGAGATCACGCCAGAATGCCTCGAGAAATTCGCCGAGACGGCCGTGAAGTGCCTCGCTGACCAAGGCATGGAGCGGCCTACCATGGGGGGCGTGTTGTCCAACCTAGAGCTGGCGATGCAGCTGCTTAATTCCATGCCGATGCAAAATAAACCACTGATACAACAAAATCATATGTTGTATGTGTAG